One genomic window of Gracilinema caldarium DSM 7334 includes the following:
- a CDS encoding 6-hydroxymethylpterin diphosphokinase MptE-like protein has protein sequence MIPRLVPSRLGQPTMLVGNNLIHSSYNPLYEAERFVKALNIPHNCENLIILEPGLGYCIPFIKKSFPNKRILVIHAINFLKHVSESFDDEAHKVWFPEGDIDLLDFLEQEIPEGSHSFLIEWKPSAVAFGQQYQNLWNIVQQFIKREAANIRTTEGFGKRWIKNSIKNLARLQNPLYFNAGTIPVIVTGAGPSLEETIPLIYKTLQEGPACIIAAASSVPALLYHHIIPSLSVATDGGTWATFHLIDQSRRVRLFPAFSSSKAEGMNVLPFPLATSLNAYLSSHVAQVPQLVISDGSIWQTKLLQKLEVPYIQLPQRGTVSATIIDIAMALTSGPIYITGMDMAHRDMMTHARPYGLDFYYDQKVNRFSPLYHLQFKRALIDANYEALSIYADWFNWYFSDKTERIFVIGTKHPRFPMLTAVERISWQSYEAPSFYILPRKNGNIQQRIQSLLLLLIQELQTSPEHELMRKELSFLLTGDKEALSSSEIIQQVSNLFSQGVIHG, from the coding sequence ATGATACCTCGACTTGTACCAAGTCGTTTAGGGCAACCCACAATGTTAGTGGGAAATAACTTAATACATTCTAGTTATAATCCTCTTTATGAAGCAGAACGGTTTGTAAAAGCGCTCAATATTCCACATAATTGTGAGAATCTTATTATTCTTGAACCAGGACTTGGGTATTGTATACCTTTTATTAAAAAGTCTTTTCCCAACAAGAGAATACTTGTCATTCATGCAATAAATTTTTTGAAACATGTATCAGAGAGTTTCGATGACGAAGCTCATAAGGTATGGTTTCCAGAAGGAGATATCGATTTACTTGATTTCCTTGAACAGGAAATTCCAGAAGGGTCTCATTCTTTTCTAATTGAATGGAAACCCTCTGCGGTTGCCTTTGGACAACAATATCAAAACCTATGGAATATAGTTCAACAATTTATTAAACGTGAGGCTGCAAATATCAGAACTACAGAAGGTTTTGGCAAACGCTGGATAAAAAATAGTATAAAAAATCTAGCTCGTTTGCAAAATCCTCTTTATTTTAATGCTGGGACTATTCCTGTTATAGTAACCGGTGCTGGGCCAAGCCTTGAAGAAACAATTCCATTGATATATAAGACACTTCAAGAAGGACCGGCCTGTATTATTGCTGCAGCGTCTTCAGTGCCTGCGTTGCTATACCACCATATTATACCATCCCTATCGGTTGCTACCGATGGGGGGACCTGGGCTACCTTTCATCTTATTGACCAATCTCGCCGGGTTCGTTTATTTCCAGCATTTTCTTCTAGTAAAGCAGAGGGCATGAATGTACTTCCATTCCCTTTGGCAACGAGCTTAAATGCTTACCTTTCTTCTCATGTAGCCCAGGTCCCCCAGCTTGTCATTAGCGATGGAAGTATATGGCAAACAAAATTATTGCAGAAACTGGAGGTTCCTTATATTCAGTTACCTCAACGAGGGACTGTTTCTGCAACAATTATTGATATTGCCATGGCACTTACTAGTGGACCAATTTATATAACTGGGATGGATATGGCTCATCGGGATATGATGACCCATGCTCGACCATATGGACTCGATTTTTATTATGATCAAAAGGTCAATCGATTTTCACCTTTATATCATCTACAGTTCAAACGGGCTCTTATTGATGCAAACTATGAAGCTTTATCAATCTATGCAGATTGGTTTAATTGGTATTTTTCAGATAAAACTGAACGAATCTTTGTTATTGGTACAAAGCATCCACGATTTCCAATGCTAACTGCGGTTGAACGAATAAGTTGGCAATCCTATGAAGCACCATCATTTTATATACTTCCACGGAAAAATGGTAACATACAGCAAAGGATACAAAGCCTTTTGTTACTTTTAATTCAAGAATTACAAACCTCTCCAGAACATGAATTGATGAGAAAAGAGCTTAGTTTTCTTCTAACAGGTGATAAGGAAGCTCTTTCAAGTTCAGAAATTATCCAACAAGTCTCAAATCTATTTTCCCAAGGGGTTATACATGGATAG
- a CDS encoding motility associated factor glycosyltransferase family protein, with product MDRAELFDRNLLVLHGKSPELCTKLSSSETTRGYYKLMYSKNNLPVPALQRLDGSLQPLHSLFDPYKEAERIIKTVEKAGYLIIMGLGGGYFAKEALKRPDIQSVLIIDFNLNACAELFSLIDYVSLLSDPRISLLVEPSAELIYHYLLETYKPALHGGIQVISLRPRVDYDPEPFTEASDMIRVSIETISEDYSVQAYFGKPWFSNTVRNIINSEKHVHPFVMPQNVAITAAGPSLELQIQDIKRDRNESFLLATDTSLPALLEHGIEPDGVISIDCQHISYYHFVPGKPKHIPLFLDLSSPPVLANLSDNTYFFSGGHPFTQYISHYWRSFPFVDTSGGNVTFAAVALADQLGARKITLYGVDFSYPEGESYARGTYIHKLFYNKQDRLHPAEAMFSGFLFRNSQLLKISNATTWRYETKPLINYRKKLEALSERIQAQLVISEGKGAPISVHHNVQKLNLSKIKPVFTVGAVSASAKEFLYSYVECIMGLPLCETSLPQYIQQLSEYQRDIFTTLIPLAAFIRRTHQDIPLYRLIEILKEIASQEINRFLSSISR from the coding sequence ATGGATAGGGCAGAACTTTTTGACCGTAATTTGTTGGTTCTGCATGGCAAATCACCCGAATTATGTACAAAGCTAAGCAGTTCTGAGACAACGAGAGGGTATTACAAATTAATGTATTCAAAAAATAATCTTCCTGTTCCTGCACTTCAACGATTAGATGGTTCATTGCAACCTTTACATTCATTATTCGATCCTTATAAAGAGGCTGAACGTATTATTAAAACCGTTGAGAAAGCAGGGTACCTTATTATTATGGGGTTAGGTGGGGGGTATTTTGCCAAGGAAGCTCTAAAACGACCTGATATTCAATCAGTACTTATTATTGATTTTAATTTGAATGCATGTGCAGAGCTATTCTCACTGATTGATTATGTATCACTATTGAGCGACCCGCGAATATCCTTGCTTGTGGAACCCAGTGCTGAACTGATTTATCATTATCTTCTCGAAACATATAAACCGGCTCTTCATGGGGGAATACAGGTGATTTCTCTACGGCCCCGAGTTGACTATGATCCCGAACCTTTTACGGAAGCATCTGATATGATACGAGTATCTATTGAAACGATTTCTGAAGATTATTCCGTACAGGCATATTTTGGGAAGCCATGGTTTTCCAACACGGTTCGTAATATTATTAATTCAGAAAAACATGTTCATCCTTTTGTAATGCCCCAGAATGTTGCTATTACAGCAGCGGGGCCATCTTTAGAACTACAAATTCAAGATATTAAACGAGATCGAAATGAATCTTTTTTACTTGCTACAGATACATCTCTTCCTGCTCTATTGGAACATGGAATAGAACCAGATGGAGTTATTTCTATTGATTGTCAGCATATCAGCTATTACCACTTTGTTCCTGGAAAACCAAAACATATACCCCTCTTTTTAGATCTTTCAAGTCCACCGGTTTTAGCTAATTTATCTGATAACACTTATTTTTTTTCAGGAGGACATCCTTTTACCCAATATATTTCTCATTATTGGCGTTCATTCCCATTTGTTGATACTTCAGGTGGGAATGTTACCTTTGCAGCAGTTGCTTTAGCAGATCAATTAGGTGCCCGCAAAATTACCCTTTATGGGGTAGATTTTTCCTACCCTGAAGGAGAATCCTATGCCCGAGGAACCTATATACATAAACTGTTTTATAATAAACAAGATAGACTACATCCTGCAGAAGCTATGTTCAGTGGGTTTCTATTTAGAAATAGCCAGCTCTTAAAAATCAGTAATGCAACAACTTGGCGATATGAAACAAAACCATTAATCAATTACCGAAAAAAATTAGAAGCCTTATCTGAACGTATACAGGCCCAACTGGTTATTTCTGAAGGCAAAGGCGCACCGATTAGCGTACACCACAATGTTCAAAAATTAAATTTAAGTAAGATAAAGCCCGTTTTTACAGTTGGTGCTGTTAGTGCATCTGCTAAGGAATTTTTATATTCCTATGTGGAGTGTATCATGGGGCTACCTTTGTGTGAAACCAGCTTACCTCAATATATACAACAACTATCTGAATACCAACGGGATATATTCACAACGCTGATTCCGTTAGCTGCTTTTATTAGACGAACCCATCAGGATATTCCACTGTACAGGCTGATAGAAATTCTTAAAGAAATTGCTAGTCAAGAAATTAATAGGTTTTTAAGTTCTATTTCCAGATAA
- the amrB gene encoding AmmeMemoRadiSam system protein B, translating into MRIRKPVLPSGWYPTHPASVEDFILKVQERIQSDPTFSQNAKACIVPHAGWSFSGTIALTALLRLQPGPQTLIVFGGHLGPSHQPLMLMDDGVETPLGIMSVDIGLRTMLLEKIPCSSDIYQDNTVEVQLPFLHYLFPESEIIWMRLPAKLESFKIGKQISEIIYSQHKDVRVIGSTDLTHYGPNYDFTPQGVGEKAYQWVTKVNDAEIIAAVLSMDKEKVLRKATEDSAACSVGAVLGTMGYCDGISLGKPELIAYGTSRDNYNSDSFVGYASFIWK; encoded by the coding sequence ATGAGGATACGAAAACCAGTTTTACCGAGCGGTTGGTATCCAACACATCCTGCATCTGTAGAAGATTTCATTTTAAAAGTACAAGAACGTATACAATCAGATCCTACATTTTCACAAAATGCCAAAGCTTGTATTGTACCCCATGCAGGATGGAGCTTTTCTGGAACCATCGCTTTGACAGCACTCCTTCGCTTACAACCAGGTCCACAAACTCTCATTGTTTTTGGCGGCCATCTTGGTCCATCTCATCAACCATTAATGCTCATGGATGATGGAGTGGAAACTCCTCTAGGAATCATGTCTGTTGATATAGGTTTGCGAACAATGCTGCTTGAGAAGATTCCCTGTAGTTCTGACATCTATCAGGATAATACTGTGGAAGTGCAATTACCTTTTTTACACTATTTATTTCCTGAGTCAGAAATTATCTGGATGCGGCTTCCTGCAAAACTTGAATCCTTTAAAATTGGCAAACAGATTTCTGAAATTATTTATTCCCAGCATAAGGATGTCAGGGTTATTGGGTCCACCGATTTAACTCATTATGGGCCAAATTATGATTTTACCCCCCAGGGTGTCGGTGAAAAGGCGTACCAATGGGTGACTAAGGTGAATGATGCAGAGATTATTGCCGCAGTACTTTCAATGGATAAGGAAAAGGTTTTGCGAAAAGCAACGGAGGATTCTGCTGCCTGTTCAGTCGGAGCAGTGCTCGGAACCATGGGTTATTGCGATGGAATTAGTCTTGGAAAACCTGAACTGATTGCCTATGGCACCAGTAGAGATAATTATAATTCCGACTCCTTTGTTGGATATGCTTCCTTTATCTGGAAATAG